A region of the Carya illinoinensis cultivar Pawnee chromosome 16, C.illinoinensisPawnee_v1, whole genome shotgun sequence genome:
aaatgactttACGTAGCAGGACTCGATTTAGAAACAtatgtaattaaaataaatgttttgaaAACTAATTGATACGTAGATAAGATGGAAAGACTAGGTTCTTTATTCACTAACTTAatgttatcacatttgattcagGTTAATATATGGAATAACTGTCATCACAACATATATACCATGCATATTGATCAAAGTAAATGATCAAATGTCCAGACAATTCATGAATACAGTGATTTTTACAAGATCAAGTAACTCCAACTCAATTTCATTCAAAGTTTCACCAGTACTGATCGAATTCAAACAATTCAATAgaacatatctatatatatatatagcagtagTTGCTACACACCTTTAATTGTGTTTTCTTCATGCTCTGAAATATAGCAGCACCTCTGGATAAACCGCAATTCTTGTCACCGATTAAAGGAAATCAAGAGAACTCGTTCCCTAGAAAATGAGACTCATGCAAACAATTATTAATTGAGGTTTCCAAAAAGTTTGTAGTAGGGTTTTGCCGTTGAGTGTTCAAAGAGGTAAAGAAAATGGAACTACGGTTTCGATCTTGGATCTTTGGGGTGCTCCTGAAAATTGAATTAAGCATCTGCTCTTGGGTATTGTAGGTGGTCATGAAAATCGAAGTATGCTTCAATTCAtgggattttgaggtacctatgGCACTAGAGATTCTCGATTGGACATTTCCAGTGGATGACTTCGTGTTTGTACTCGTCGTGCAGCAAAAAGACTGCATATTagcattgttgttgttgttgctgctaAGATTTACAGGAAATCCGGGAAAATCTTCCTCGGTATTCCCCCCACTCGAGGCTGCCTGATCATTGCGTGAATGATTCAAAATCAAAGATGATGTTGGTGCACCAACAATGCCCAGAAAATTCTCATTAATGCATACATGAGAATCGATTTGATCGTGTCCGAGCAAGTGACTGCAACGTTCTTCAACTTCACCTACCATTTTTAGAGAAGATTTCATGTCTTGGCTGGGGAAGTAAGATTCCTGATCACCAGTTTCAAGGGGGCTAGAAGAACATAACTGTACCAAATTGCTATTAGGGTTTGGGCCAACAGATATTTCTGTTGATACCTCATGGCCCCTGatcatcatttttttccttgttctcTCCCTCGCTCTTGCTCTTGCCTTGTTCCTGGAATCCCTTGCAACTATATGTAATTTTCTGTTTGATTTCTCCCTGGCCATGCGGTTGAAAGATTCCACATCGGCACAAAAACCCCTTTGGTCTCCATCACTCGCAATCTCCACATTTTCCGAAACCACTTCACTATCGGATGTAACTGATACACTCTTGGCACCGTCACTGCAAGTTTGCTTCACGTGTGAGATGCTATCTGTTAGTTCAGTGATTGCCGTCCTCGACTTTGAAAATAGCCACTCAATGGTTTTGCTAGCTTTGTCAAAGCCTAACATGTCttgaagatcaaagaacttgCGCGCAATCTGAAGGGACAACCTCATTCTACGGTCTCTAGGCCCTTGAGCTGTACAGATCTTGCTGTGCCTGTCCTTCTTCCCTGTTCTCTTCCTGGGACCCGTCGGTTTTGCACCACCAATACTTTTCTTGTTTGGAAATTTTCTTTTCGAAGGAATCTGCTCGGCCACAGTGTTGCTACACGCCTGCTTTCGGTTATCCGTTGCCTTGTCTGTAGCCGCAACAATATTTTCAGTCTCAGCTTGAGAATTGCTACAAACAAATAGCTTCTGTTGTGAAAGAAAGTGACTAAAAAATAGTTCATCATCCTCCAAAAAAGCAGCCGACAAATGTGAATAACACAAGGGATGCTCTTGATCCTGTCCTGAGCTAGTCTTTTCATCATTCGCGAAGGGCTTCTCTAAAATGGACGGGCTTGTGTGTATAAAAGGGCTCTGATCGCTGCTGCTACGAGGAAACATGGCCTCTAGGATATGTCTAATTAGGTTTTGGAGATAGGGGATGTGTAATTGAGAACGAGATTCAAATAGTGCTTGAGCAAAATAAACGAAACACTAGATGAGGAACAAACGGTCCATTTGCCTAGATATCTGAAATGCTAGGGCAGAGGTTGAAATAGGGTAATTATTAAGTacctagaaataaaaaatactggATTTGCAACAGAACCTAAGGATCGGAAGTGGGTGATGATGTTGAAGATTGAAGAACACTGTTTTTGGGTAAGTATACAACACTAGGGAAGACAACGAAGAGAGATTCGGAAATAGGGTTTTGCTGATGACAAAAACTTTTCTTTCGGCTTGAACTTTTTTTGCAAAAAGTGAAGTGTGTTGCTGCAGCAAGCTTGCAGGTAGCTTGGAGATCAGAGGTAGTACTGTGATTGTATTGGGAGTGAAGGCATACGAAAAAGAGGTCATGGGTAGGCATTAGAGCTGTTAAAGTGTGGAGATATATACTGATTAGGCACAACTCATTATAAAGACAC
Encoded here:
- the LOC122298613 gene encoding transcription factor TCP12-like, which codes for MFPRSSSDQSPFIHTSPSILEKPFANDEKTSSGQDQEHPLCYSHLSAAFLEDDELFFSHFLSQQKLFVCSNSQAETENIVAATDKATDNRKQACSNTVAEQIPSKRKFPNKKSIGGAKPTGPRKRTGKKDRHSKICTAQGPRDRRMRLSLQIARKFFDLQDMLGFDKASKTIEWLFSKSRTAITELTDSISHVKQTCSDGAKSVSVTSDSEVVSENVEIASDGDQRGFCADVESFNRMAREKSNRKLHIVARDSRNKARARARERTRKKMMIRGHEVSTEISVGPNPNSNLVQLCSSSPLETGDQESYFPSQDMKSSLKMVGEVEERCSHLLGHDQIDSHVCINENFLGIVGAPTSSLILNHSRNDQAASSGGNTEEDFPGFPVNLSSNNNNNANMQSFCCTTSTNTKSSTGNVQSRISSAIGTSKSHELKHTSIFMTTYNTQEQMLNSIFRSTPKIQDRNRSSIFFTSLNTQRQNPTTNFLETSINNCLHESHFLGNEFS